In Lycium barbarum isolate Lr01 chromosome 9, ASM1917538v2, whole genome shotgun sequence, the DNA window GTTGGAGGAAATTTTACAATCAAAAtccaaaaagttttttttttcttcaagtttttgcagttttttttctctcttcctaaatttcaaaaaaaaaaagagaagagaaaattcGAAACAATTTTGTTGATTAATTTTTGCCTAAACTTCCCGAAGTACGCAAAGATCTGATTCATGTCCCAGcatgatacgtaggcaacccgagtcGGGTTCGATcgaatttaaaaaaaatccaaaaagagtATTGAAAGAGCGGAGAATAAAAAAGAgtggaaagaaaaagagagataatcataaaaataaaaaaaagatgaGTGAACCGAGAGGTGTGGAAAGCAAAAAATGAAAGAGAGGAAGGCCAAATCAAGCGAAAATGGGGATGATGCCAAAATGATATTGTTACCCTTAGAATCATTCTAGAACTaataatcatggatatgtgactTGCACGCGATTCCCTAACTCAATCATTTTTATTCATGATGTTTGATTTTAGAAGGTGGTTGGTTTGAGGTTTTAAAACTGGCGACTCATCCTTACAACACAAGGTCGAAAACCAAAAAGGAGATGACAACCAACGAGGACACCGGGTTGGTTGACGTGGATGCTCAAACACAGTTGATTGACCAAAATTCGGGCTTAGCTGAAGAAGTGAGAATGTTAAAACAACACATGGAAAGCATGTATCGGGCTTGGATGACTGGTCAGCCACCACCTCCACCGCCACCGGGCTTCCTTGACATTTCCCCTAATATGTCGACCTCAACCCGAGCTCCACTTACTGTGCCTAGTGATCCATCTAACAGTGGGCCTTTGTTCAAAACCCCTAATGCTTAACCCTATACTCCAGAACCGACTTTAAATGTCTCCAATCCTCACCTTGAGCCTCCCGTTAACAGTGAAAAACTTGATAAGACCGTGGATGATGAGGAAATAACTAGAAAGATGAAAAGCTTGGAGCAATCCATAAGATACTTGCAAGGTCAAGAAGGTCATACGAGTGTTTCATACAAAGACTTGTGCATGTTTCCTAATGTTCACTTGCCCTCTGGTTTTAAGACTCCAAAGTTTGACAAGTATGATGGGCATGGTGATCCTGTGGCCCATTTGAAGAGGTATTGCAATCAATTGAGAGGAGCTGGAGGTAAGGACGAAATGCTTATGGCCTACTTTAGCGACAGCTTAACAGAAATAGCCTCGGATTGGTTCACTGATCAGGACGTCATTAAGTGGCATATTTGGGATGACATGGCTCAAGAGTTTGTGCGACAATTTCAGTATAATATAGACATTGCTCTAGAGCAATGTCTATATTATACTGAAATTGTCGCACTCCATGACCAAGGTGTAGAAGAAATCTACAGAACGTTTCAGGGAATTCGCCATTAGGTGGAGAGAGCAGGCTGCTAGAGTAAATCCTCCAATGGTAGAAGGTGAGGTTGTAGATACTTTTCTCCAAGCCCAAACTGAAGAATACTATCAACACATACTCCCGGCACTGGGCAAACCGTTTATTGAGGTCATTAAGATGGGGGAAATGATAGAAGATGGAATCAAAACATGACGTAATGTGTTTTGCTGACATGAAAGTAAATGTTGATGTAACTCAAAACGGTTCCGGAAGCCTGAGCGACATGAGGGAAAATGATGATATAGCCATGATTATACCAGAATCGCGTCGAGGTGTGAGGGGTCGATCTCGCTCATATACCCAGCCACAACCTCAAGTCTATGCCCAAACTCTATACACTCGACCTCAATATTACTTCCCTCCACAAGACCCTCAATATTCTATGCCACCTCTTCAATACTTTTCCTATGGTGCATAACTATATGCTCAACCACATCCTTACCAACAATGGTGCGAACCAGCTCCACAAGGTTCTTACCCGACCCCACAAGCATACCGACCTCGTACCAGCTCCAACTTTCTACCTAGGCCGGAATGCAAGAAAGATAGACAACAGAGAAGAGATGCATCTGGGAAACCTCTCGGGCTATCAGTCTCAATTCCAGAAGTTGATAAAGATGAATTGGTTAAAGGGACCCAGAACTTGTTTGCTGAGAATAATTTGATTGAAAATGATAATGGTTCAAGTAATGCTTATGTGCAACTTAGTGGCTAAGATGACAGCTTTGCAGTTGGGAAGTCACTCATCTCCCCTCTAGGAAGGAGTCTTGATAGTTTGTTTTGATGTTCTTTCTGTTATCCGGGTTATTCTAGGGTTGTAATCCAGAAATTTTTTGCTTGTTTTAATGTCCACAGCCCTTCTATCATTTtgtttaataataaaaaaaaagagtttttgttttttcatttcctagtatattttctttaatttttcttttgtatAGTTCTTTTTAGGCTGGTTCTATTGACATGACATGCATGCAGATATTTTTAGCCAGATCTTGAAGGCCAGTTTAATTACACAAGAAATGCACCCAAAGGATTGAAAATGGTAAAGAAAAACATGGGAGGAAATAGTAGAGTACTAAAACATTTTGAGAGTAAGCTGAAGTCTGGCTTGAATGAAATTAAGGCGGTCACTTTTGGAATCATGAGAATGGTACTAGTGTATAACAAAATGTTCATCCCAAGTGATTTGAAGTGGGTCAATATCAAGAGAAGTCAAAAGCAAGTGCCCCCCGATTAACTTGAGTCATCCATTGTAAAGATATACCATATGATTTTCACTTCTCATTCTTGAATCGCATGCTTTGTACTTGACATTTTAAAGGATTGGTAGGACGAAGGTATTTCATTATGTTATCTGAACATTGTGTCACCCTTTgctaccccttttgagccttagttttattttctttcatacccctcttttggaatcaaagtacagtaaaaaaaaaagacagtagagaaaaaagaaaaggtaaGGAGAAAGTCAAATGAAGATAAAAGAgttgaaataaaaagaaaatagaaaggccaagcaaaaaaaaaaaaaaaacacacaagaAATTGCCGaaactacgtctgacctgattcttgtctcgacaggatacgtaggcaatcctatTCTGGGGTTCGGTCCAACCCAAGAAAAATTCAGAATTCCCCGTTTCAAAGAAACGGGGCAGAagttgtttttagttttttttagtCGGTTCCAAAAGTTGTAAGTCCCAACGCAAATAAGATTCGAAATTTCCCGTGTCAAAGAAACAGGGACAGAAGTTATTTTTCCTTTTGAGTCGATTCCAAAAGTTGTAAGTCTCTCCCTTATTATTTTTGTGTTATCTTCGAGCCTCCACGCCATCCTTTCTTTTCAACCCTATCCAAAGCCACGTTACAACCAAAGAAAAGACTTTCAGACCAATCATTGAGAATGTCAAGGCTGAGCACGCTATGAGTACAAAATATTTGCTAACGAGCATCACCTGTCTGCGTAAGCATAAGGGAAGTGGAAGAAGAGaatgaaaatgagagagtcttattggtgaaaGCCTTCACAGGCACCATAAGGCGATGAAGGTCTGAGAGAAATGAAAATGAGAGTTCCTCACTGGTGAAAACCTTCACAGGCACTATAAGTCGACGGTGAGTTGAGAGAATGAAAATGAGAAAGTCTTACCGGTGAAAACCTTCACAGGCACCATAAGGCAATGAAGATTTGAGAGAAATGAAAATGAGAGTCTCTCACTGGTGAAAACCATCACAGGCACCATAAGTCGACGGTGAGTTGAGGGaatgaaaatgagagagtcttaccGGTGAAAACCTTCATAGGCACCATAAGGCGACGGTGAGTTGAGGGAATGAAAATGAGAGAGTTttattggtgaaaaccctcatGGGCACCGTAAGGCGATGGTAAGATGAGAGATAAATAAAAGAGAGAGATTTAGTGATGAAAACACTTCGGAGCGCCACTAGCCGAATGAGAGTCTTGAGCCTGTTGAATAGGTCGGGATATGAAGCCTTGATTTCAAAACAAGTTGTGAGAGCACAAtaggagttaaagaatagattggTTGAACAGATTAAGCCGCTCAATCCAAAATGCATGTCATGACCATTGAAGCCAGCGACCACATTCAGATAAGTGTCTTCTTTCCTTTTCTCCTAATAAGGGACATTTCCATTTCTACATCTTTttacttcttttgttttgtttcattGAGTTGTCCATGTAGAACGGGTGGAGAGAGGATTTCAAAACTTGCTGCCAACTTTTCCAATTGCGAAGCAAAACATCTAGCTAGCACACGAAGATAGCATGATTCAAAGTGGGTAGAGTACCCAAAGAGTTATCGTTCATTGATAGATTATGGATTCATGAAAATATATGGGATCAGTAGAGTTTGAATTAATAGGCATCATGAAACAGAGGTattggtattggttttggttTTTATTTAAAGTCACTGAAAGTCATTCCGGTAGCCAGAATTTGGATCAGTGGTCCAACGAGCCGACAATGAGCACAGACTATTTGAAATCACAGTTAAGTAAAACAAGTGCATGAGCAAGAACCTTCAGAACCAAGGCCACAAAACAACCACCACATTttaaaactcacaatttttctttgtttgaaacagGAATGGATATTATCCTCGAATCAAAGGGTCAAAGCTTCAAAAGGTACAATGTCTTATTTTTGCCGATGCAAAAGGCAATGTCACAACATATGTTTGCAAGCAACAAAAATTGATCGACTTTTCAATTATGAATACTGTCGCCCCTAGGAGATGCACTTCCTAGTCTGGGTtgtaggagacgcacttcctaaccCAAAGCTCTACTCCTAGGAAACACACTTCCTAGTCAAGTCTTTCtgtttaacccctaagagacgcacttcttagtctggGTCTTCCTGGTTTTTGACTTTAGGAGACTCACTTCCTAATGCAAACctttactcctaggagacgcacttcctagttagaATTTTCAGTTTTACCTCTAGGAGATGCACTTCCTAGTTAGAGTGTTTGATTTACTTACATCATTGAATTATCTTACAAAGagtttatgattttgctaacACACAAAAAATTTCCTAGTACAAACTGGGGCAGAAAATTTTGTTCGTGTTGTTTGTCTTTGATGTGCAGGaaccgcctgaagaatgggaagcaagtcaggacccgcctaaaaatgggagcaagtcaggacccgcctgaagaatgggaagaaagtcaggacccgcctgaagaatgggaagcaagtcaggacccgcctgaagaatgggaagcaagtcaggacccgcctgaagaatgggaagcaagtcaggacccgcctgaagaatgggagcaagtcagatcccgcctgaagaatgggaagaaagtcaggacccgcctgaagaatgggaagaaagtcaggacccgcctgaagaatgggaagcaagtcaggacccgcctgaagaatgggaagcaagtcaggacccgcctgaagaatgggaagaagtCAGGACCCgcttgaagaatgggaagcaagtcaagacccgcctgaagaatggggaTCAAGTCAGGACctgcctgaagaatgggaagcgagtcaggacccgcctgaagaataggaagaagtcaggacccgcctgaagaatgggaagcaagtcaggacccgcctgaaaaatgcgagcaagtcaggacccgcctgaagaatgggaagcaagtcaggacccgcctgaagaatgggaagcaagtcaggatccgcatgaagaatgggaagcaagtcaggaccctcctggaaaatgggaagcaagtcaggacccgtctgaagaatgggaacaagtcaggacccgcccgaagaatgggaagcaagtcaggaccctcctgaagaatgggaacaagtccggacccgcctgaaaaatgggagcaagtcaggacccgcctgaagaatgggatgatcaggaaccagcctggagaatagggccacctttcaatttcaagttcaagaacccGCCTGGATAATAGGGAcatctttcaatttcaagttcaggagcCCGCCTGAAGAATAGGGTGTACTTTCAGTTAGAAGTAGCAGGAGCCCGCCTGAATAATAGGGTCAACATTCAACTGCTTTTCAATTTCAAGATCAGGACCCCGCCTGAAGCATGGAGTTTACTTTTAAGTTCAATTCGAGATCGAAGTCTTTATCTCACACTTGGGAAAACATGAAGATTTGGGTCAAGATTCAAGAGAAGCTCCATAGCTAGGATCCTATGCttgtattttctttttcacttttgTCTTTCATTTGATGTAATAATAGGACCGAGGAACGGAGCCTCGACATGACCTTGCTCAACTATTCACCTAAATATGTTTCATGTCCCTTCTTACTCTTGAACTAcacgtgacctgattcccttataacccAGGATATGTAGGATGCCCAAAACCAGGGTTCGGTTGCATCTTAtttctttcccttccttttaGAACAACGGTAGGGTCAAACTAGTCTCTTTGTCTACTTGTTTGTTTAAAAACTCTTCGTGTTTCCAATCAAACACGGGCAGctgtagacacgtgatttttgaccctcccCGGGGTGTTTCACCTTGAAGTATCTAAATTTTCCTTTAAATATGGTTTGGACATTTTGTTCGGTTTTATTTTTGTTTAGTAGGTCTTATTTGAATATTCGAAAATCACAAAAATAGAGTCACGGTTTAGGATATATGTTTagttgcatttttttttattagtacaaaaaggaaaaaaatacatttttttaatctatttttagttattttccaagttaaagattgtaaTAAAAGAGTATCGAGTAATTGAGTATTTTTAATCTTGCTTTTAAATTAGGAgtagtattttttaaattaaacaaTAGAACTAATAGTATATTGCCACTTGGCAAAATTTCACTCTTCTacacaaaaagcacaatccatttTGGGAAGGAATATTTCATTCTTCCTTCCCAAGATATTTTTTTACACATGGGCATTTTGgggaaaaggaaaagaatgagCACACTCAAAACCCTATACCTACACACACTATAAATAGCTAAAGATAGAGACTAAGACCCTAGACTACACCCAGCCGCCACTTCCAATTCCCTAACACCCGCACACACAAATCAGCCGCATGAGCCTTCTCCCTCCTTGGATCAGACTAATTAGCAACATCTCCTTCTTGGTATGAAGCCACACCACAGCTTTATCACCATAGCACCATTCCGAAACCCCCTCTGTTCCGTCGTTTTTCAACGTGAAACCCACCAAACAGCATCAAGGTCCATTGGCTTATCAGCCATGTAAACCCATTTTGTCGTTATCACTACCCTTCAATTCTAAATCACCACCGTCGAAGTTCTTATTCAAGGTCGCAAAGTCGAGGTTCTTGGTCCAAAGCTGTCGGGGAATTTTAATTCCCTTTAGTCGAACATCTCTATTCCTGCTATTCAATATTGGCTTGAAAGCTCGATACATTTTCGGATAAATAAAGGTCCAATTTTAACTTTGTTTGCTCTTCAATTTTTACGATTCTGTTTTCTTGATTACGAATGGAATATTTGTTTGGATTTTCTTTTGATCTTCATTCTTAAATAATAATAATCCGAGAGTAATTTGAGGCTTAGGCCAATTTTAAAGCtcggttaattaattaattgtgagatGAGCGAGATGGGACGCGAATTATTTCAAACCCCGTTGTCAAGATAAAAAGAAAAGAGCCGAAAAACCAATTGTAAGGGAGCGAGATGGgttgcgaatttattcaaaacccGTTGTCAAAGAGTGAAAAAGGACTAAAACAATATAACCAAATAATAATATTAAGTCTCGAATTTCAAAGACAAATAATTGCATTTaacgctagatgagctttaggcGCGTTTTAAGATGTTTGTTTCGACTAAGAATGCGGCTACGCATCTTATTCCGAGACACCctaataactcaaggatgcggttacgtacCTTGGCCGAActatttttaataattaattttatttcgagtaagaatgcagttatgcaacttattttgagacgcttaaaagatcTGGAATGCGGTTACACATCCGagttaagaaaaaaaaagtaaaaagttCAATAAATAAAGGCTCAGATACATAATATATCCAAAGATTagtttaagctaagtataagtcgataaaacgaccgtgctagaaccacgggactcggggaatgcctaacaccttctccccggtcaacagaattccttacccggtcttttgTTTTCccggaccataataaaagagtcatttccttttgattagggattcataaggtggcttggaacaccaaaactcaattcctagtggcgactctgtaaataaaataatcccttttcaaaaccgtcacttcaaatggaaaaaccctttaataataaaaacttgCGCGTTTATAGCGCGGGGGCGCAAAAAGAGATGTGACAGTCCACAGATAAGGTTTAAACTTTTGATAGTATGATAAGATTATTCTGTAAATCAAATTTAAAAGTGGCATTAAGAGTTTATTAAGATATGTCAGACATGGTCAGTTGAAAAAAGACATCCTTATGCTTAAATTAGGTATGATCCTTTGAATTAATGGGCAAATCAGGCTCATTATTAGTTATTCATCATTATGTCCAAGATCTCATAATAATGCAATGAATTCATGGTGAGATTATTCTTTAGACTCACAGTTGTTAAATGTTAAGTGTCTAATGTTGGATTTGCATTAAGATATTTATGTAATGAATCAACTATCTTATACATATTCAAGAGTCAATGAAGAAGTATTTCACCAAGGTATCAAATTCAAGTTCGGGCTATCATAGTCAACCAAATCGGGAAGAAAACGTGAATCATTTAGTAGCACCATTACAATTTTCTCAGGAGTTCGATTTAAGTTCTTTAGAGGCTGATCTGGGTGAAAGAACTCAGATCTTGGAATTTCATCCAAATCATCGTGATGCTATTAGAAGAGATTATCTTCAAAAACGTCCTTGTCAGCCTCAATTGAAAGTTTTTCCCCAAACGTTGATTTCTGGAGATATGCGTCGTTTCAATCGTGATTGGTATGTTGAATTTCCTGATTGGTTAGAATATAGTCTAAGTAAAGATGCGGCCTATTGTTTGTATTGTTATTTATTTAAGGCCAATAGCAATCGTCAAGGTGGAGGTAATGTATGGTCTGGTTTGGGGTTTAGGAATTGGAACAAAAAGGATAGTTTACCAAAACATATTGGTGGGCCGAATAGCATCCATAGTCAATCAAAAAGAAAATGTGAAGATCTAATGCGGCAACAACAATCTATTCATGCTGCATTTGATAAGCAATTTAATCAAGATAAGCATGGATATGAGATTCGCTTAGCAGCTTCAATTCGTGTAGTGAGACTTCTTGTGAAACAAGGATTGGCATTTCGGGGTCATAATGAATCTAAAGCATCGCTTAACAGAGgtagttttcttgaaattctttCATTTTATGCTCAAGAGTGTGATAAAATTCGTAGCTTTGTATTGGAAAAGGCTCCTCAAAATGATCAAATGACTTGTCCAATGATTCAAAAAGAAATTGTGCTTGCTTGCAAGATTGAAACAATTAAGGGTATCATAAAGGAATTAAATGGTGACTATTTTTCCTTATTGGTTGATGAATCTTTTGATGTATCACGCAAGGAGCAAACGGCGGCTGTTTTACGATATGTTGATAGAAGGGGATTTGTGATGGAGCGACTTCTTGACATTGTTCATGTTAAAAATACTAGTGCCTTAGCTTTAAAAGGTGCAATTGTCAATTTACTTTCTCAACATTCCTTGAGTCTATCTTGTGTGCGTGGACAATGCTATGATGGAGCAAGTAATATGCAAGGTGATATCAATGGCCTTAAAATGTTGATTAAGAAAGAAAGTAGATCGGCTCATTCCATTCATTGTTTTGCTCATCAACTTCAAGTAACTCTTGTTGGTGTTTCAAAAAAATGTCTTCAAGTGGGAGAACTTGTACATTTGGTTTCGGATATTTTGAATGTGTTGGCGGCTTCTTATAAACGTATGGATGAATATCGAGAATCTCAAAGGAAAAGAATTCAAGAGGCTTTAGAAAAGGGCAAGCTTAAAACTGGTAGGGGCTTGCATCAAGAACTTGGTATTTCTAGAGCTTGTGATACTCGTTGGGGGTCTCACTTCAAATCTTTTAATTGATTTATTCTTCAATTTGGTACAATAATGGATGTACTTGATACTATTGTTGAAACTGCACATAGTTTGGATGAAAGTGCCAGGGCGACAGGATATATCAGAGCTGCTCAAACGTACGAGGTTGCATTCATGTTACATTTGATGAAAGAAATTTTAGGAATTACAAATGACCTTAGTACATGCTTacaaaaaaaagagcaagatATTGCGAATGCCATGCGACTTGTTAATGTGGAAAGGATAAGGTTGCAAGAGCTAAGGGAAGATAAAAGATGGGATTTGTTTGTTGCTGAGGTATCTACGTTTTGTGTCAAGTATAATATTGTGGTACCTAATTTTGATGAGTCGTAAGATAACTCAGGGAGATTTCGGCGTAAACCTGCTGATTATACTTTCTTGCATCATTATCATGTTGATGTATTTTGTAAAATAATTGATTGGCAACTGCAAGAACTTAATGATCGTTTTGATGAGGAGACAACTGAGTTGCTTTATGGAGTTGCTTGTTTGAATCCGATAGACTCATTTTCAAGTTCTGACATTCAAAAAATAATGAGAATGGCTAAATTATATCCTgatgactttgatgaatttagTATGTGTTCTCTTGAGAATCACCTTGCGAATTACATTATTGATGTTCGTGATATTGATAAAAGGTTCTCCGATTTAAATGGGCTTTGTGATCTTTCAAAAAGACTGGTTCGAACAAAAAAGCATTCATGTTATCCTCTTGTATTTCGTTTAGtgaaatttgctttgcttctccCAGTTGCCACTGCATCCGTTGAAAGAGCTTTTTCGGCAATGAAGTTTATTAAGAATGAGTTGCGGAGTCGAATGAATGATGAATTCTTGAGCGGTTGCATGGTTCCTTTTGTGGAAAAAGATATGTTTAATGATGTTTCAACTGATGATATTATTTTGACTTTTCAAGCAATGAAACCTCGTCGAGTAGTGCTATAAATGTATTCAAGAAGTATTAGTAGAGATCCTTTTTTGTAGTTTGTACTTAGCACCCTTATTCTAGATTGATACATTGTAAAGGGCTAACTTTTTGTGTTATTGTAGTCACTACATTTCTATTCCTGTTACTTTGAGATCCTTTGTAATGGAACTAACTCTTTGTACCTATGTATTATTACATTCTCTGGAATTGTGTCTTTTTGGGCTTGTTCGCACGTTTACATTTTATTTTCCGAACCCCCTAAaagaaaatcctggatccgccactgactAAAAGTAAACAGAATATGGTTTCAAACAAGATTTTCTTTCACTTGGTTGCAGCAACAGTATGCATGAAAGTGTACTATTGAGTAACAAATTCAAACTAAATTCTTGGATATCATTCTCCTGCATATCTAGAATTACAAGTTTCAGAAGTACGAAGTTTTCTAACTTTGATACTGATGGCGCAGTGTTTGAAGATTCTCAGAGTCATTCAGTTCAAGATCCACAATGATTGTAAATTAGAAAAATCAAAGGTAGACAGCGGAAACTTTTGCCGTTCAAATCTAAATTATAAAATCCCAATATCCCTAGGAATGTCACAATATCTATAAGGTCTATAGATGAAAGAAAAGTCGACAAGGTTTGTTACTTaatttataatttcttttgtacTGTTATAGCAACTGAGAGAAAGATAATCTAAACTTGTAAATGTATTTGGTTTACTTTTAGTGTTGTAAAAGTTTGTAGAAGTTGGATCTCTCTGATAGCAAGCCCCTCTGGAGAACTCCAAACTTGTTCACGAAGTCTTGACACTTTGTGGCTTCGTGGTTGCTCAAGTCTGAAGTAGATCCATGAATCAATTGGAAATTTGGACTGACTAATTGATCTAGATTTTTCTGGTTGCAAGAAGCTTACGGGTCTTCCAAGAAGCATATGCAATGTAAAATCCCTTCGATCGTTGGACATTAGTAGATGCTCATATATACAACCGCTGCCGGTTAACCTTGGAAGTATGCAAAGTCTAACAGCTTTTTTGACACTTGATATGGGTAACGGGAATTAAACAATTGCCTGGGTCTCTTTAAATTCTAAGAGATCCTCTTATTTTGGAAGTGGTAGGTCGAAATTTAGAGGGCAAAAAGAGTTTTTTCCTGGAAGAAGAGTCCATCGCATACAATCCCCACCCTGAACTTCTTCAGCTAGCACTATGATTCTCAAAGTGTGACGACGCTCCCTATAAACATTAGATTAAACATAGGGCCAATCCCCCTTTACCCCCCCTAAGGGTCGGAAAGGATACccttcaaatattgaatgagAATGATAACTTCCTTATACAATattttttgataaaaaatttctttttttgaattaagattttttttccttttctagaattAAAACATGAAAATATATAACTCTTATTATTATCACATTCACCTATTCCGTTGAAAATAATGTACTCCATTTAGGATATAACAATTAACTACTTGGAATAATCTGTTAATAATTTCAAGCTCTGTGACATTCATTTTATCTGCATGAGCATTAAATTTTTGAGTTCTAATTGTACATCTATAGTCTACTTAATTTCCCACTCTAACATTACCTTTGGGTAATCTGTGAATTCTTTCATTCATCCCTTCCATTATTCTATTGAAcacaaaaagccaaaaaaaaaaaacttttcaagtACTTTTCTTGATTAGCTTAAGCTTGTATTTTCCTCCTTTTTGACGAGTCTAAGCTAAAGTCAATTTTACTTTTCCCCTTAATATTTAAGCATTGGAAAAAA includes these proteins:
- the LOC132610446 gene encoding uncharacterized protein LOC132610446 — protein: MKKYFTKVSNSSSGYHSQPNREENVNHLVAPLQFSQEFDLSSLEADLGERTQILEFHPNHRDAIRRDYLQKRPCQPQLKVFPQTLISGDMRRFNRDWYVEFPDWLEYSLSKDAAYCLYCYLFKANSNRQGGGNVWSGLGFRNWNKKDSLPKHIGGPNSIHSQSKRKCEDLMRQQQSIHAAFDKQFNQDKHGYEIRLAASIRVVRLLVKQGLAFRGHNESKASLNRGSFLEILSFYAQECDKIRSFVLEKAPQNDQMTCPMIQKEIVLACKIETIKGIIKELNGDYFSLLVDESFDVSRKEQTAAVLRYVDRRGFVMERLLDIVHVKNTSALALKGAIVNLLSQHSLSLSCVRGQCYDGASNMQGDINGLKMLIKKESRSAHSIHCFAHQLQVTLVGVSKKCLQVGELVHLVSDILNVLAASYKRMDEYRESQRKRIQEALEKGKLKTGRGLHQELGISRACDTRWGSHFKSFN
- the LOC132610448 gene encoding uncharacterized protein LOC132610448 encodes the protein MDVLDTIVETAHSLDESARATGYIRAAQTYEVAFMLHLMKEILGITNDLSTCLQKKEQDIANAMRLVNVERIRLQELREDKRWDLFVAEVSTFWRFRRKPADYTFLHHYHVDVFCKIIDWQLQELNDRFDEETTELLYGVACLNPIDSFSSSDIQKIMRMAKLYPDDFDEFSMCSLENHLANYIIDVRDIDKRFSDLNGLCDLSKRLVRTKKHSCYPLVFRLVKFALLLPVATASVERAFSAMKFIKNELRSRMNDEFLSGCMVPFVEKDMFNDVSTDDIILTFQAMKPRRVVL